TTCCCCGACCCGGATTCCTCGCGGAGATGAGCCGATGACCCCGCAGGTAAGCCCTCAAGGGCTCGACTGGTACCGCCGTGCCCGGTTCGGCATGTTCGTCCACTGGGGCCTCTACTCGATGATCGGCCGCGGCGAGTGGGAACAGGTCATCGCCCGGATACCGGCGGCCGAGTACGCGCCGCTGGCCAAGCTCTTCAACCCCGCGGCCTTCGACGCCAAACAACTCGTCGCTCATGCCGAGGCGGCAGGCCAGCGCTACCTCACCATCACCAGCCGCCATCACGACGGCTTCTCCATGTACGACACCGCACTGTCCGACTTCAAGATCACCCGTTCCCCGTTCCGCCGCGACCCGATCGCCGAACTCGCCGACGCCTGCCGGGAATCCGGCACCGTCAAGCTGGGCTTCTACATCTCCCTCGTGGACTGGCACCACCCCGGCTACCTCGACTCCTCCCGCTGGGAGGACTACCTCGCCTTCCTCTTCGGGCAGGTCGAAGAGCTGTGCACGCAGTACGGGGAGATCGCGCAGATCTGGTTCGACGGCGACTGGCCCAACTCCCCCGTACCGGAGGAACACCCCGGCTGGTTCACCACCGACCAGCAGTGGCACTATCCCCGGCTGTACGACCTCATCCACCGCCTCCAGCCGGACGCCGTACTCCTCAACAACCGCAAGGACGGCCTCCAGCCCGGTGAGGATGTCCAGGGCTACGAGAACGATCTCCCCGGAGAGAACACCACGGGCCTCAACCCGGGCGCACTGCTCGCGGTGCCGCGCGAGACCTGCCTGACGATGAACCGCAGTTGGGGCTACGTACCGCACGACACAAACTACAAACGGCCGGACGAGCTCATCGACACACTGCTGCGCTGCGTGGCAGCCGACTCCAACCTGCTGCTGAACATCGGCCCGACACAGTCCGGCGACGTACCGGCCCCGGCACAGGAGCGCCTTCGCGAGATGGGCCGCTGGCTGGACACACACGGCGACGCCGTATACGGCGCGGGCCCGGGACCGGAGCCCGGGACCATCCACACCCAGGACGGGCGAGTCCTGAACCTGACCGACCTGATGCCCCAGACCTAACATTCCGTGGCAGGCGTCAGCCGATCAGCTGTTCCGACCGTTCCCACAGACCGCGCGCCAGAGCGAGATCGTGCCTTCGGCGAGCCAGCGGTTCGACGACGGGAACTTCATCAGGGGGCTTGTTGTGTCGGAGCCGAAGTTCGTCCTGACGATCCCCGGGTAGAACACGGCGGCCCGGATCGGATCGAGATCCCCCTCGTAGTTGAGGTTGTCCAGGAACGGGGCGAGGTGGTTTATCCGGAAGGTCTTCTCGAAACCGTCGACGGTCCTGGTGGGGTCGCCGAACACGCCGCCGGCGTAGTTGGCGAGCACGTCGATCCGCAGGTATGCGGCGTCCAGTTCGGCCGCGAGCTTCCGCACATCATCGTGGCGGGCGAACTCGGCGGTGAAGTGGTCGACGCCGAGTTCGCCCGCCACGGCTCGCGTCTTCTGCGGCGAGCTTCCGACGATCACCACCTTTGTGCCCGCGCTGATGGACAAGGCGAGCGGCGGTGGCGCCGATTCCGTCACTCTCACCAGCGTGCCGAGGTAGCTACAGCTGTCCAGGACCTCATCCTTGAGCGCGGCTACAAGGAGACGACGGTGGAGGACATCTGCGCGGTGACCGAGATCTCCCGCAGTACGTTCTTCCGGTACTTCTCCTCCAAGGCGCGGTAGGTCAGGCCCCAAGGGGCGGGGCGCCCGTAGCCGGCGTCAACCGACGGTGAAACGGGTCGCTTTCGTGTCGAGCGTCGTGGAACCGTCACCGGCGCGGGCCAGCACCGCGACGTGCCAGAGTCCGCGCGGGGATTCGGCGGCGTCGGCACCGGTTACGGCAACGGTGTAGGTGCAGCGCACGGTGTCTCCGCCGGAGGGCTCGCACGTGGCCGGCTCGGCGGCGGCCATTTCCTTGACGGTCAAATCCTTCTCGGCGAACGACGAATCCGCCGGCCAGGCAAGGACCTTGACGTCCGTGACACCGGAGGACGCCGTCGCGTCGGTCGTGAAGACCAGCGAGCCGTCACGGTCGCCGAGGGGAGCTGTGTAGCGGGCCGTGCTGTGCTCCAGGGTGGGCGGCTGCTCGCCGGCGTACGCGAGGGCGAACGTCCCGGCACCTCCCAGAACGGCGACCGCAGCGGTCACGGACAGAAGAACGGTACGTCGGGACATAAGAGGCTCTCCACCATCGTCTCAGCGGTATCGGAACCGGCGTTCTCCGCGCCGCCGGTTCATCGATGGTCGCCCCCCGAGAGTGCACCGAACATGAGTACTGACACTCAACCCGACTGAGTAGAGGCGGCTGTTGGACGGTCGTGGCGGTTCGGCCGGTCCGACCGGAGACCCGGTCGGACCGGCCGAACCCAGAGGTGGCGCGGAAACCCGTCGCCGTGGAGCTGAGCCGGGGTCAGCGGATGGTGGTGACCCTGCGCTCCTTCAGGGCCGCGCAGTTGGAGTTCTCCACCGAGACGTACACGTTGGCGATGTTGCCACCCCAGCTGACGCAGTGGCCCTTGCCGTAGACGCGGCTCGGACCCGCGTACGACGTGAAGTTCCCGGAGTCCTCGGCCCACTCGTCGGTGTCGGGCACGTAGATGTACGCCGACATGAGCTTGGCGGTGCCCGGGTTGGTGCGGATGGTCGCGACGCAGTTCTTGCCGTTCGCGGAGTTGTACGTGAGGTAGACCGTGCCCTGCGAACCGATAGGAGCGGAGTTCACGGTCTTGTAAGCGCTGCCGCAGACCCCCTGCGGCGTGACGTTGGGCGCGGCGTGGGCGGTGGCGCCGAATGTGGCGGTGGCGCCGACGACGAGCGCGGTCAACGCTCCTGCGGCTGCGGCATTACGCTTGATTCCCATTATTTCCCCCTTGCGACTCCGAGAGCGGTTTGCTCACACTTGGAAGACCCCCGAACGGCACGGATGGTTGTACCCGGTTCGACGCGGCGTCACCTAGGGATTCGCCCCGATATCCGCACCGAGGTCGCTCGCCTACCGTCGTGGGAAGCGGTGGGCAGGGACGTGAAGCGGTTCCGTCCCGGTGACGACGTGTTCGGGGAAGCCGACGGGGCGTTCGCCGAGTACGTGTCCGCTCCGGAAGACGTGGTGGAGCCGAAACCGGCCGACCTGTCGTTCGAGCAGGCCGCCGCGCTGCCGCTGGCGGGGAACACGGCCCTGATGGGCCTGCGCGACCTCGGACAGATCCAGCCGGGACAGCGGGTACTGGTCAATGGCGCGTCAGGTGGTGTGGGCACCTTCGCCGTACAGATCGCGAAGGCGTTCGGCGCGGAAGTGACCGGCGTCTGCAGTACGCGAAACCTGGAACTGGTCCGGTCGATGGGCGCGGATCACCTCATCGACTACACCCTGGAGGACTTCACCCGGAACGGACAGCGGTACGACGTCGTGTTCGACCTGGTGGGGAACCATTCGCTGACCGAGTGCCGGCGCGCGCTGACACCCGCGGGGAGGCTCGTTCTCTCCGGTGGAGGCGTATTCGAAGGCGGGAGTCTTTTCGGGCCGATGGGTCTCATCCTCAAGGGCCACGTGATGTCCCGCTTCGTCCACCACCAGTTGCTCGTCCTCACGGCGACGCCGGGCAAGGAGAACCTGGCGGCGCTGGGGGAACTCGCCGGGTCCGGGAAGCTCGCCCCGGCCATCGACCGGACCTACCCGTTGAGCGAGGTACCCGAGGCCATCGGGTACCTCGAAGTGGAGCACGCGCGCGCGAAGGTCGTCATCACCGTGTGACGGACCGCCGTCCTTGTCCTGCGAGCCGGCCCCGTCACAGCCAGCCCCGCCTGGCCGCCTGCCAGGCGAGCTGCATACGGGTGGTCGCTCCGGCGAGTTCCATCATGTGCTGGATATGGCGCTGCACGGTGCGCCGGCTCAGCCCCATCTGGCTGGCGATCGCCTTGTCGGCCACGCCCGCCACGAGCAGGGACAGCAGCCGCCTGTCGATGGAGGAGAGCGGGTCCGGTGCGCCGGCTCCGTCCGTCCCCGCGACCGCCCCCGAGTCGTCGACGTCCAGCGGGACGGCGTCCTCCCAGTAGCGTTCGAACAGGGCGATGAGGGCGGCCAGGAGGTTGCTGTCCCGGACCAGCGCGGCCGTCGGCTCGTCGGGGCTGCCCTGCGGCCCCCCGGGCACCAACGGGCAGACGGCGATGGCACGGTCGGCCACGGCGAGCCGCAGCGGCAGATGAGGGACGGATCTGGCGATCTCCCCGGCACGCACGCCCTCGACGACGTTGTCGACCGCGCCCTCGTCGTCGAAGAAGGCCTTCTCGTACAGCACCCGGTAGGTCACGCCCCGGCCCAGCGCGTCGAACTCCGCGTCGTTGCTGCCCGACGGCATGGCCACGTACTGGGCCTTGCAGAACCAGAGCATCTCGTCGCGCGCGCTCGCCTGGATCTGCCGCAGATGCTGGCGCAGGGCCTCGCCGCCGGTGATGACCTCGATGAGCTGGCCCGCGTCCTGCCGGCGTGCGGTGTCCCGGTAGGTCTCCAGGAGACTGGTGACTTCGACGCGGGCCCGGTCCAACGCGTCCGAGTTGCGTTTCAGCCGGGGGGTGAGCGCCACGTCCGGGGGTGTCGCGCGGTACTGACGCGGCACACCGTCGGTGTGGCTGGCCATGCCCTTGGCCGCGAGATCGGTCAGCACGCTCCGGGCTTCCACGACCTCCAGACCGACGCGCTCGGCGACGTCGGCGGCCTTGAGCGGACCCGTCGTGATGAGAAGCCGGTAGACGTCCTCCTCGACTGCCGATACCCCGGCGGCCTCCAGCGCCACTGCGCCCTCCTGAGACCTCGGCCCCCACGCGCTCACTTCACGCACCCTCGAACGTTGAATACCGTACTGCATCGTGTGCACAGCACACCGATGGGCAGACGGCTTCCACCGCCTGCCCACCCGTGCGCGACGACTCCCCGCTAGCCGCGGTGGAGATACGCGCGTTCGACGGTCTGCCGGACACGGTTGCCCGCGGAGTCCTTCGCGGTGACACGCAACGTGACGTACGCGTCGCCCCGTTGCCGCTTCGGCGCTTCGATCTTCGCCGAGAAGGCGCCGGATCCCCGGCTCTTCACCGTGGCACGCTCCCAGCTGTCGCCGTCGTCGTAACTCGCCTCGACATCGAGGCTCACACCCCGCGGCGCGGCCAGTCCGTCCTGGGCCCGGACGGTCAGCCCCACGGAATGGGACCGGCCGGGGCCGACCGAGTTGCGGACGTCGACGGGTACGTCGTAGTCGAGTTGGAGCAGCGGCAGCGCCGCCGTTCCACTCGCTGCTCCGGAGCGGAACGACCACGACGTCTCGGTCGCCGTCCCGAAAGCCCATTCGGGGGACACCCGTGACGTCGTCAGGTCCAGCCGGTAGTCGGCCGCGCCGGACGGCACGGTGAAGTCCGTCCAGGCGCTTTCGGCCTCGGCGGTCTTCTTCCCGTCGCGGTACAGCACTGCCGCCGCGGTGTCGCCCGGCTGAGCGTTCCGCGCCTGACCGGAGGTGCCGATCCCGCCGCCGTCGGCGGCAAGCCGCGACCAGTGCCCGCCCGTCGAGTCGGTGAACTCCGGGATCCGCAGCGAGAGCACGTTCCCCTCACGGACCGAGGGGTTCCTCGTGGCGCGCGGGATGGACGGCCGGACCACCGCGCCCTGCCACACCTCGGACGTGCGCTCACCCGGCCGGTAGGTGCGGGCCGTGTCCCTCATGCCCACGTTCAGCGGCGTGTCGACGTCGAAAGTGGTCTCGTGGTGCACCAGATGCTGCCAGCTGGTGTCGCCCGCACTGACGTACTCGGTGCGTTCGAAGCCGGTCGGTACATGGCGGGTGTACTGAAGCCACGCCGCGTCCTGGTAGGGGCGCCGGGCGAAACGCTGTTCGGCCGCCCACGGTGATCCGCCGTTGTCGGCGTACGAGGTGCGCACGACCGCGCTGTTGCGCTCCGACACCGTGTGCACCACACGTTCCGGAATCCGCTGGGAGGACACCTGCATGACGTCGTAGAGGTACGGGCTGCGCGCGGTGCCGGTGAACCGCACCGACGTGGAGCGCTTGTCGATCCGCTTCAGCAGCTCGGCGCCCACCTTCGCGCCGACCCGTACGGTGGGCAGGGCCCGGCGTTCGCCGTCCGGCCGCCAGCGGGTCCAGGCGATGTCGCTGAAGTGGACGAGCATCAGACCACGGGCACCGGCCGCCGCCGCCTTCTTGGCGAGTTCGCCTTCGTCCTCGCCCTCCTCGTTGGTGACGACGGCGAGTTTGCCGCGTGCTTTCCCGAACTCGGGGGCCTTGGCGTCGCCCGCGTCGACGGCGGTGAGACGCTCGCCCCGCTCGTCGAACAGGGGCGAGGTGGGCATGTAGTAGGCGTTCAGGTCGAGTTCGGTGCCCGGCACCGTCGTTTCCAGCAGAGGCGCGCTGAGTTGCCAGCGGGACGCGAACTCGAACGTGCCGTCCGTGACGGCGGGGGTGGGGCTGACGTACAGGCGTTTGGCGACGTCGAAGTACATCGTGCCCTGGATCAGGCCGTGTCCGTCGATCTTCCGGTACGTCTGGTAGCTGATGATGCCCCGCTGCTCGGCGGGGCGTGGTGTGCGGATGTCGACCAGCGTCGTACGGCGCGCGTCGAGGGTGACGGGCATGTCCTTGGTGACCTTCACCTCGGGCACGACGACATGACGCAGTTCCTCTCCGTCACCCGCCTTGTCCAGGGTGGAGTAGTCGAGTTGGTACGTGCCCTCCTCGACCTCGGCCACGGCGGACTCGGTGTCGGTGTACCCCACGAACCCGTTGGCGCCCCAGATCGTCGGCAGCGCGTGGACGCGCTTGCCCTCGTGGTCGTACGTCCTGACGGTCAGCTTGTGGGTGGGGCCCTGCACGACCAGGCTCACCGTGGTGTGGACGGTGGCCGAACCGTCCGACGGCGTCGCGGTCACGTGCCCGTAGTAGTCGCCCTGCGCCGCGCGGGCGGGGTCCACGGTGAGGGGTATCTCGGCCGTCGAGCCGGGCCCGACCCGTACGGAGTCGGCGCCCAGGCGCACAGCACCGGCCGCGGGTTCCCGGCCGCCGGTGGTCGCCAGCTTCAGACCGAGCGAGAGCGTGACCTCCTTCTCGGAGGAGTTGGTGTAGCGCAGCGTTCTGGTACGGGTCTCACCTGTACCGGTCTCGAACGGGCCGAGCGCGACGGTGCCGGTGGCGGTCACCGGACCGAGCGCGGCGGCGGCCAGGTCGATACGGCCACCACCCTGTTCGGTGACCTGCTGGCCGGCGACGGTGCGCGCGGTACTGATCAGCGCGTCCTTGATCCGCGCGGCCGACCACTCGGGATACCGCTGGGCGAGCAGAGCCGCGGCTCCCGCCACATGGGGCGTGGCCATCGATGTCCCCGATGCCGCCACATAGTTCTCGTCCACGGGATCGCCCATGGCGGTGCCCGTGGCGCGGGCCGCCACGATCCCGACGCCGGGGGCCGTCATGTCGGGCTTGACACCGTCGTCCCCCACCCGGGGACCACGGCTGGAGAACGGGGCCAGCGAATCGTCCCGGTCCACCGCGCCGACCGTGAGCGCGGCATCCGCGGCGCCGGGGGAACCGATCGTCCCCGTTCCGGGGCCGCTGTTGCCCGCGGCCACGACGAACAGCGCGTCACTGCTCTCGCTCAACTCGTTCAGCGCGACGCTCATCGGGTCGCTGCCGTCGCTCGGAGCGTCCGAGCCCAGGCTCATGTTGACGACATCGGCCCCCTGCGCCGCGGCCCATTCCATCCCCGCGATGACCTGCGACTCGGTTCCGAAACCGTCGTCGCCGAGAACCTTCCCGATCATCAACTCGGCGGCGGGGGCGACTCCTTGACGGGTGCCGCCCGACGCCTGGCCGCTGCCGCCGACGATCGAGGCCACGTGCGTACCGTGTCCGAACGCGTCGCCCGTTCCGGAGCTGCCGGAGAAGTCCTCGGCCGAGGCTATCCGGCCCGCCAGGTCGGGGTGGGTCTGATCGGCGCCGGTGTCCAGGACGGCCACCTTGACGTGCTCACCGCGCAGACCGGACTTCCATACGTCGGGGGCCCCGATCTGGGCGGTACTGCGGTCCAGGGACGCGCTCACGCGCCCGTCCAGCCACACCCTGGGCGTGGCGGTGACCGCGGCGGCGTTCATCGTCCGCCCGGTGGGCGCGAGTCGCTTCCAGAACGCCCCGAGGTCGTCGGAGGTGACACGGACCGACCGGGCGTCGATGCTGTCCAGGCGCCGGCCGGGAGAACCGTCGTCGGCGAGGGCGGTGAGCCGTCGCACCGCGGAGTCCGCGACCCCGTCGGCGCCCGCCACGATCAGCGGGAGTTCCGCGGTATGGGCCTCGTCGTACCGCTGCGCGACGAGCGCGGTCACGTCGAACAGCTTCTTGTCCAGACGCCCGGCGGAGACCAACTCCCCGGCGTCGGAGGGCAGGACGGTCAGTCGACCGTCCTCCTCAAGAGTCCGGAAGATGATGCCCTTACGGCCCTTTCCCGGCTCGACCGAGACGACCCGGCCGTCCTGGCCACCACCGCTGAGGGTGACCCGGTCGCCGGTGATGAGGCGCACGGAGACACTGCCCGTCCCGGCCCCGCCGCTCGCCGCCGGCTTCTCCCGTACTCCGTTGGTAGTGGCCGACACCGGCGCCACGGCGCCGGCGGCCAGAGTCAGTCCCGCCGATATGGCCGCCACAAGGCGGATCCGTCTCATCTGGTGCCATGCCTTCCGTTGTGCGAAGTGAGGAGTTCACCTGCCGCACAGACTCCTGTGAAGGCGGATGGGTGTCACTGAATTCCGGTGGCACAGGTGTGACATGTCCCAACGGCGACACGCGGCCCTGCCGAGAGCGCCGCGAACGCCGCGTCGCGGGGCGGAAGCCGCCCGGGGCGGGATCGTGACCTCGATCGA
The nucleotide sequence above comes from Streptomyces sp. NBC_01716. Encoded proteins:
- a CDS encoding TetR family transcriptional regulator codes for the protein MVDAEFARHGSRLLRRASDDHHLCARADGQGERRWRRFRHSHQRAEVATAVQDLILERGYKETTVEDICAVTEISRSTFFRYFSSKAR
- a CDS encoding DUF5707 domain-containing protein, with product MSRRTVLLSVTAAVAVLGGAGTFALAYAGEQPPTLEHSTARYTAPLGDRDGSLVFTTDATASSGVTDVKVLAWPADSSFAEKDLTVKEMAAAEPATCEPSGGDTVRCTYTVAVTGADAAESPRGLWHVAVLARAGDGSTTLDTKATRFTVG
- a CDS encoding S8 family peptidase — translated: MRRIRLVAAISAGLTLAAGAVAPVSATTNGVREKPAASGGAGTGSVSVRLITGDRVTLSGGGQDGRVVSVEPGKGRKGIIFRTLEEDGRLTVLPSDAGELVSAGRLDKKLFDVTALVAQRYDEAHTAELPLIVAGADGVADSAVRRLTALADDGSPGRRLDSIDARSVRVTSDDLGAFWKRLAPTGRTMNAAAVTATPRVWLDGRVSASLDRSTAQIGAPDVWKSGLRGEHVKVAVLDTGADQTHPDLAGRIASAEDFSGSSGTGDAFGHGTHVASIVGGSGQASGGTRQGVAPAAELMIGKVLGDDGFGTESQVIAGMEWAAAQGADVVNMSLGSDAPSDGSDPMSVALNELSESSDALFVVAAGNSGPGTGTIGSPGAADAALTVGAVDRDDSLAPFSSRGPRVGDDGVKPDMTAPGVGIVAARATGTAMGDPVDENYVAASGTSMATPHVAGAAALLAQRYPEWSAARIKDALISTARTVAGQQVTEQGGGRIDLAAAALGPVTATGTVALGPFETGTGETRTRTLRYTNSSEKEVTLSLGLKLATTGGREPAAGAVRLGADSVRVGPGSTAEIPLTVDPARAAQGDYYGHVTATPSDGSATVHTTVSLVVQGPTHKLTVRTYDHEGKRVHALPTIWGANGFVGYTDTESAVAEVEEGTYQLDYSTLDKAGDGEELRHVVVPEVKVTKDMPVTLDARRTTLVDIRTPRPAEQRGIISYQTYRKIDGHGLIQGTMYFDVAKRLYVSPTPAVTDGTFEFASRWQLSAPLLETTVPGTELDLNAYYMPTSPLFDERGERLTAVDAGDAKAPEFGKARGKLAVVTNEEGEDEGELAKKAAAAGARGLMLVHFSDIAWTRWRPDGERRALPTVRVGAKVGAELLKRIDKRSTSVRFTGTARSPYLYDVMQVSSQRIPERVVHTVSERNSAVVRTSYADNGGSPWAAEQRFARRPYQDAAWLQYTRHVPTGFERTEYVSAGDTSWQHLVHHETTFDVDTPLNVGMRDTARTYRPGERTSEVWQGAVVRPSIPRATRNPSVREGNVLSLRIPEFTDSTGGHWSRLAADGGGIGTSGQARNAQPGDTAAAVLYRDGKKTAEAESAWTDFTVPSGAADYRLDLTTSRVSPEWAFGTATETSWSFRSGAASGTAALPLLQLDYDVPVDVRNSVGPGRSHSVGLTVRAQDGLAAPRGVSLDVEASYDDGDSWERATVKSRGSGAFSAKIEAPKRQRGDAYVTLRVTAKDSAGNRVRQTVERAYLHRG
- a CDS encoding alpha-L-fucosidase, whose amino-acid sequence is MTPQVSPQGLDWYRRARFGMFVHWGLYSMIGRGEWEQVIARIPAAEYAPLAKLFNPAAFDAKQLVAHAEAAGQRYLTITSRHHDGFSMYDTALSDFKITRSPFRRDPIAELADACRESGTVKLGFYISLVDWHHPGYLDSSRWEDYLAFLFGQVEELCTQYGEIAQIWFDGDWPNSPVPEEHPGWFTTDQQWHYPRLYDLIHRLQPDAVLLNNRKDGLQPGEDVQGYENDLPGENTTGLNPGALLAVPRETCLTMNRSWGYVPHDTNYKRPDELIDTLLRCVAADSNLLLNIGPTQSGDVPAPAQERLREMGRWLDTHGDAVYGAGPGPEPGTIHTQDGRVLNLTDLMPQT
- a CDS encoding spore-associated protein, whose protein sequence is MGIKRNAAAAGALTALVVGATATFGATAHAAPNVTPQGVCGSAYKTVNSAPIGSQGTVYLTYNSANGKNCVATIRTNPGTAKLMSAYIYVPDTDEWAEDSGNFTSYAGPSRVYGKGHCVSWGGNIANVYVSVENSNCAALKERRVTTIR
- a CDS encoding helix-turn-helix domain-containing protein; this encodes MALEAAGVSAVEEDVYRLLITTGPLKAADVAERVGLEVVEARSVLTDLAAKGMASHTDGVPRQYRATPPDVALTPRLKRNSDALDRARVEVTSLLETYRDTARRQDAGQLIEVITGGEALRQHLRQIQASARDEMLWFCKAQYVAMPSGSNDAEFDALGRGVTYRVLYEKAFFDDEGAVDNVVEGVRAGEIARSVPHLPLRLAVADRAIAVCPLVPGGPQGSPDEPTAALVRDSNLLAALIALFERYWEDAVPLDVDDSGAVAGTDGAGAPDPLSSIDRRLLSLLVAGVADKAIASQMGLSRRTVQRHIQHMMELAGATTRMQLAWQAARRGWL
- a CDS encoding SDR family NAD(P)-dependent oxidoreductase, with amino-acid sequence MTESAPPPLALSISAGTKVVIVGSSPQKTRAVAGELGVDHFTAEFARHDDVRKLAAELDAAYLRIDVLANYAGGVFGDPTRTVDGFEKTFRINHLAPFLDNLNYEGDLDPIRAAVFYPGIVRTNFGSDTTSPLMKFPSSNRWLAEGTISLWRAVCGNGRNS